The DNA window ATATGTAGCAGGTGTCCAAGTGATGTATCCTAGAAAGAATCATGCAGAAAGCTCATGGGCCATGGAGTGGAATGGCTGGGCCCAGTCTTCTGTAATTGACTTGACACTTCCCCTCCAAGGGCTATTATTGACCTCTTTGAGCCGGAACCTCGCTATTAACTTTAAgggtgtgtgtaaatgtgtgtgtatgtgtgtgtgtgtgtgtgtgtgtgtctgtctgtctgtctgtctgtctgtctgtccctgagtccccgtgtctgtgtgtgtctctcagtATGTATAtcaagatcagaggacagctttcaagtGTCTGTTCTTTCCTGCCATGGGTCCTAAGGATTTGAAGGGTCTTCAAGTTCATGCATGGGATGTTCTTACCTGCTTGCTGGCCCCTAATCTTGTCATTCCCAAgaagtgtttttggtttttttggagtgtgtgtttaaaattaactttttgaTTAACGTACAAAGAAATGGGGTTCATTCTGCCATCTATATTatattttgtcatttgttttcgAGAGAAGGTCTCAGCATGGCTAGCCATGAACTCACAACACAGAGATTGTCCacttctgccacctgagtgctgggattaaagggatgtgccaccacacccattGGGCCTCAGACTTTATTCTTATCTCCCCCACTCCTGGGTATAATCCTTTCTAATCTCTGCCTTTTCTCCTACATGACTATGCATGTGTTCACCACAGAGTGGCTCATAAGCCACTTGACATCTATCTATTGTTTTCAGGCTGACTCCAAAATTCTTGAGTAGAGAAATTATTCCCACCAGCGTTCTGTTCTGTTCTTACCTCAGTTGGTAAGCAGACACAGACAACACTCTTTCCTGCCTTGTTTCAAACAGGAGACAATTCCCGCTGCTACCCTAGTGTCACAAAAGACACTAGCAGCTTGCATGCTTTTGGTCAGCATTGGGACAAGTCAAAGCAAGGAGTCCTGGGACAGATAGAAGTTCAGGATTGGAGAGTACTGTGCTCTTGGGGGCCTCCTGTTGTATTTCAGGCTATTGACCAGACTAGGTGAGAGGTTCTCTGGATGAGCAAAAATTAGCCTCAGGTCATAGCTGCAAGAGTCCTGCTGCTGTAACTTTTCCTAAGGAGACCTGGGGTCATGGTGCCCCATCCCTGGAAGATTATTACCATTGGCAGCTTGCAGTCTGGACGTCAGAGATGGCCCTGGCTTTCtcctgttgtgtgtgtatgtgtcctctTGTCTTAAGACTTGTAGTGCTAACACAGGGTCCTTTGTAGTACACCACTGAAGGAGATGGCTGTTGCTTTATtctagacatttaaaaaaaaaatcacttgtgaTCCTTCCTGGCTTCTGGTCCAGTGAGTCAAATTTTAGAGCTGTTTGTGTCTTCCACGAGGCTGAGATCCAGCAGCAACACTTGAGCTTTTCCACTGGTTTATTTTCGTTATCCCTGCCCGCACCCACCATGTTTTCCAGCCATCAATGAGCATTTGTTAAGGGACTTATTCTCAGCCATCAACTGTGAGGGAATAAAGAGATGTGTGGGGAGCTGCAGCAGAATTGACTTAAAGTCCATGTGAGAAGACAGGGCTGGAGCCCGCAAAAAGTCACCCAGCATGGCCACCCCATAATAGAGTGATCAAAGATGGCTGTTGCGTAGTCGTCACAGAGGCTGGGCTGCCCTGGAGTTGGCTTTCTCATGTGGCCAGAAAGCTTGGGTTCCTTTTTACTGTGTTTTATAGGTAGCAGTTGACATATGCATGGGAAAGTGTGTGTGGGTTACAGAGtaggggaagaaatgaaggaattcACAGCCAGGCGAAGGACAGTGGTTCCTGCTTCCCGTACTCTGCTCCTCCTGCCCACCCCAGATAGCCATTGTCTTCATTTTACagatttttctcctttcctttccctggggtgtgggtgtgtgtgtgtgtgtgtgtgtgtgtgtgtgtgtgtgtgtgtgtggtgtgtgtatgtgtgtgtggtgtgtgtgtgtgtgtgtggtgtgtatgtgttgtatgttgtgtgtatgtatgtgtatattgtgttgtgtgtgttgtgttgtgtgtgttgtgtgtggtgtgtgtgtttgtgtgttttgtgtgtgtgttatgtgtgtgtggtgtgtgtgtggtgtgtgtatgtgttgtgtgtgtgttgtgtgtgtgttgtgtgtgtgttgtgtgtttgtgtgttttgtgtgttatgtgtgtgtggtgtgtgtgtggtgtgtgtatgtggtgtgtatgtggtgtgtgggtgtgtttgtgtgtttgtgtgttttgtgtgtgtgttatgtgtgtgttttgtgtgtgtgtggtgtgtgtatgtggtgtgtatgtgttgtgtgtgtgttgtgtgtgtgttgtatgttgtgtgtatgtatgtgtacgttgtgttgtgtgtgttgtgtgtgttgtgtgtgtgttgtgtgagtttgtgtgttttgtgtgtgtgttttgtgtgtgtgtgttttgtgtgtgtgtggtgtgtgtgtgtgtggtgtgtgtgtgtggtgtgtgtgtgtgtgtggtgtgtgtgtgtggtgtgtgtgtgtgtgtgtgtgctgtgtgtgtgtagatcatatggagatcagaggacagtctTATGTGGCATCAGGAACCCTACCCACCcctatttatacatacatacatacatacatacatacatacatacatctgtgTTTTTGAGAGAGGGCTTCCCATTGGTTGGGCTCACTGGTAGACTAGACGGGCTGTCTAGTGATCCCTGTCTTGACTCTGTAGCATTGGGGTTAAACTGTCCACCACCACacctgccattttctttttttttttttttttttttggttctttttttcagagctggggaccgaacccagggccttgcgcttcccaggcaagcactctaccactgagctaaatccccaacccctcacacctGCCATTTTCATGTTGCTTTGGGATATTGAGCTCCcttctcctgcttgtaaggcAGACACTTTACCGACCGATGTACCCCTGCCTGCCTTGCTTCTGTAAGGAGAACCCACGCCATTATCGAAGGCCTCACAGTGTTCCGTGGTGTGAGATCTCAGAAGGCGAGCCATCCCAGCATATGTGCTGGTTGATTTCTGTCTACTTGGCTGGGCCCTGGTGCAAGCTGTATGATGAAACATTACTGTGAGCATTTCTGTGTAGATATTTGTGAATTAGTCCTGTGGACTGTGGTGTGGGCAGGGTTTGTACATCAGTTGAGGACCTGAGCAGAAGAGAACACTGAGCTCTAGGAACAAGAGGGAATTCTTGGGACTTAGCCTGCACTATTGACTCTTGCCTTGGTCTCCAGCCGGCTGGCTCTCCCTTCAGATTTTCGGCttgcatgctcacacatgcacataaaccaCTTCCTTCTGATCtcagtctcttcctctccccatcccctttcccgtacttctcttcctcattcttctctccccttccacaCATACATCGCTTTGGAGTGTTCCCATCTTGTCACAGCATGCCCCTTCTGCATACTACATAGGTCACGCCATGTCACATACTTGATTTGCAGAATGTTCTTAGGTTAGGAGGCCTGCAGTGTGTTAATTGCCTATGACAAAGGTGTGTGGGCGAGTCCGGTCTGGGCTGTGGAAAAGAGATTGTGACTTTCTGTTATAATGACTTCTCTTTGTGGGCACTCATGCTTTCTTACTGTCTGTTCCCTCCTGAAATCCCATGGGTCTTTTGGTCACTTGACACCAAGGCACATCTATCTATCCCCTCCCAACGCACATGCCTGTCTAACCTTTGCTGTCCCACGCCTTCTGTGTAAAGCTCTGGCTTTGCTTGTCACGAAGGAATTATTGAACTCCCCTGAGCTCCTGTCCCCTGGGGTTGAAGCAGTCACCAAGCCTTATTTATTAAGTGTCAACATGTGACAGAGACAGCACCAAGTGCTGTACCTGTTTGTTTCATCCTAGTGCCACAACCGCTGCAGGTGGCCACCACAGTCATTACTCTTGCTCTGGAGTGAATAAGAAGGCACAAGAGAGTTACAGGAACAGGCTTGAGTCCCTGCTCCTGAGCCTTTTAAAGCCTGTTGTGATTTGTAAAAGGTTCTAGATAATGGTTAATGCTAGTAttgtaattttattattaaacattttttaatttgaattatgtgtttgtttgtttgtttgtacttaTGAGCAcaggtgcctatggaggccagaggaaggcatgGGATCTCAGGCAGCTGGAATTATAAGCAGTTATGAGCTGCCCGATATAGGCACtgggacacccccaccccacaggtTCTCTGTAACAGCAGTATGTGCTGTTCACTGTTGaaccttcccccaacccccaccaacTGTTGCTGTCATTAAAACATGCCTGTTATCTTGGGGCCCTGTCCTCTTAGGGCATGTTGAGAGGACCCAAGCTAATGGAAGTTACTAGTGGACACTACTGTTCTTCTTAGAAAGTCCTAGTTATTTGGAAAATGCCTTCTGACTGGGTACCTATCGTTCACTGAACCTCAAGTAGAAGTCCTGTGAGAGACTTTAGGACAGATGGGTTCTGGGGAGGGGATTTGATCATTAGCCTCCCTTAGGTCACGTCAAGAAAACTGCCCCTTACTTTTGACTCTTACCAGGGTGAGAAGGTAGTAAATATTTGGCATTTCCTCTTCTACCAGGACCACAGTAGATGTTAAATGGTTGTAACATTCTGCAGGGTAACCACTACTAATCCATAGTCTGGGCAAATAGCACGAAAAGTCTATGCCTATCTTTTCGATGATCTGGGTGTCCCCAGAGAACCGAGCCTGGTGCTAAGTTTCAACCTGTCTGCCTCGTTTCTTTCCCAGCCACATTCCTCTCGATTTTCGACATAGACTCTGACCACTATTTGTTCTTGCTTCCTAGGTGAGCTCATTTGATTCATTCCCTGTCTGGGTAGAAAGAGGGTATTCCTGCCTACCTCGTTCCCAGAACCACTCTGCAGCTTGCAGGGTCCCGTCCTGCTGTCTTACCTGAGACTTTATTATTGGAAGAGTAGGACTCAGTTTAGGTTTGAGGGACAGTTGTGTAGAGTTTTAGGTGCGTCTCTGCCCATGGGGTTAGTTTTCTTCCTCCCATTTGTGGAGGGCGAAGGTTTCTCTGCTCCACATAAAGTAGTTCCTTAATCCTGAGCGCCACACAGATCACTGAACATTCCCTTTTAAATCATTTCTAGATGTTTCTCAAACAGGAGAATAGTGTCCCCTGGGTCATGTGATTTAAATGTGAATAATGTATAGCGGATTACTCCTTGGAAGTCCTGATGCTAAGTCATTGGTTTTCATCTGGACCAACACTTTGGAGGGGACATGAGTAGTGTTGCCCAAATGTCCCCCACAGTCTCTGTGGGTGGGTTTGCGTCTCTGGTCACTTTTTACTCTCGCCCTTCCTCCAGGCTCCACCCATCTCCAGCATTCCACCAGCCATGTTTTGTTGACTGACATCTGTGACTGTTCATTtcccaccatttttttttctagtccaaCAACGGACAATTTTATTTAGCCCTTAGCTTGAGACCTGGTACCCAGAGAAAGTGAAGAATGTTTCTTGCTGTGCCCAGGCCTTACTGCATCCACTAATCCTTTGTTAGGAATATAAGTGCAGTAAGAAACATTACATATATGCTCAGAATTTAGCAGTTTAATCTGATCAGAGACTTTCGAGGAAATGCCAGCTCCGGTGGGTGGGAGGTGGCCTTGGGTCATCCCTTCCTACTGATGTGGCCTTGGCAAACCTCTCAAAGACTTAACCAGCAAATCATAGATTTGATGGTGTTCCCAGTTGTACCCTGGATTGGTCAGGCTTCTCCAGAGAAGCAGAACCAATAGCAGACTAATATTGAAATTGGTATCAATAGATGTgataggtgtgtatatgtgtgtgggcacatgtgtgcatgcgtgtgcttgtgtgtgtgtgcatgagtgtgcttgtgtgtgcgtgtgtatgtgtacctgtgcataGAATGAGAGATAGGCAGACACAGAAGTCTTAGTTCTTAGAGGATTATCTCATGCCATGGTGGTATTGGACGACTGGAGTGTAAGGGAAGCATTAATGCTGTAACCTCAATCCAAGGGCTGCTGGAAGGCTGCATTTCCTATTCTGGTCCTATCTCTCAAGCTCTTCCACTGGTTGGGTGCAGCCCACTTTGCAGAGAGCATCGTTGCCGGTTAGGGTTGGGGCTGTGGATGGTTAAGTTGTAGAATACCTGCTTAGCATGGACAAGACCCTGAGTTAGTTCTTAGTACCACAAAACCAATCAATTGATCTGTTGATCTTGATGTTCATTGCACCTACAGAAACATCTTTATAGAAGTGTCTGGCTGGGGTTGGGTCAAGTAGAAGAGTATTTTGGTCTAGCAGGGGTGACCTGGTATTATCTATCCCACCGTCTTTTGGCTTGTGTGGGCATTggctgcttccccctccccctcactttGCCCTTTTCCTCTCTAACATTACCTTTTGCTTCTTAACTGCCTGATGTGGGGCATGTGTGGAGTACAAAGTAGACCAGCTCCGTAGGTGGTTAAAGATACTGGAAAGGGAGCAGATCTTGAAGTTAGTCAGATCGGACGTGCAGATCTGTGGTCCTGGGAAATGGCCCTGCTTCCCTGGGATCTGGTCTCTTTCCTCTGATGTGGAATGGTAATGGTTCTCTATTCAGTtcttatgaacacacacacacacacacacacacacacacacacacacacacacacacgatttgaTTATCTGTGTTTGGTAATTAGGTAAtagttttggcttttgtttgtttgtttgtttgtttgttttaagatttaagtCATTGTATTAAACTTCTTCAGGTTCATTGTtgtttcaaatgtttttattcttccaagacagggtctcacttggtagcccaggctggactggaacttgtgctcttcctgcctcaggctttCTGGAGTTTTTCAGGTTTTCTAGGTTTTCCCTTTGAGACTAGATAATGTATTTAACGTAATCGCAAGCCTCTTTCTCCATGGGTATCCTCTGGTTGTGCCTGTTAGTCCCTTCTCTTATTTCGCACCAAGCACACTCTGGCCTCAGGGTCTCTGCATGGTCCAGCTCACAGAGCTAAAATAACTACGTGCTTTGTTCCTTGGGCTTTATTCCAGGTATCTGCTCAAATggccactcccacccccaccccgaccctCACCCCCCAAGAAAGGTGTTCTTCAACCTCCTTATACAAAGTCATACTCACTCTTGATCTCTCCTGTGCTTTCCTTACCTTGTTTCCCCTCAGAGTCCTTACTGgatgaaatatttgtttttctgtccgTCTTCCCAGTAGGACAGTGGTTGTCCACCTCAGGTATGAGGTGGAAATGATTCGGACCGTGCTTATGTCTTGATGTCATGCTATACTGCAGAAACTCACCTAGAGACTCTGAGTGGGGAAGAGATCGAGGTGTTAGCATTTCCTAAAAGTCAAAGCTTACTCTTGTGTGCAGGCCGTGGTCGGAGCCAGTGCTCTTGCCTGGAACCTTGTGCTGACGAGAACCCATAGTGGCGTGTactcagcatcagcatcagcgcCAGTGGATTTGGGAGGCAATCTCTCTCAGCCCCTCCCCTGACCTATGAAGGCTACTTGTGCTTGAGGCAAGATCCCCGGGTGATTCattagacagaggcagagaagccctGTACTAGAATGTAAGTCGGGGACCTCATTTGACTCGCTGCTGCTGTGTTTTGGGTCAGAAAAATACCCAGCACAGCACGTTTGTTGAATGactgagtaaatgaatgaaaatcaGTGAAGAGAGCAAGCAGTTGGTAAGGGAGAGAGGTCAGGGAAGCCGAGGCAGTGGATGATGTTCCCAGGCCAGAGTGGAGCAGAGTTGCTTGTTCTCAGCTCTGATTAGTACCCACCAGTTTTGGACTTCCCTTCAGCTCACCTTCGCCTTGCTGTCTCCTCCAGAGTGATAGCTGACTAATCAGAAATATTGTGATAATGAATTGCCTAATGACCGGGTCCTGCTTCTCCTCTCCAAGCATATATTTGATTAGAGGCCTGCTGAAACCAATTAACCAATTAAGTAATTCAGTAAGACTTTCTGGACTGCCTACTGTATGTGTAGTTTAACTCaggcccaagagacaagaagctaAGGTAGGGAAAAACGTAACTCACGTGCCAGCTATGGAGACAGCCGTGTGGATACGTTATTATAATCTGAAGGGAAACCAAAAGCCAGTGGTGTACCACACTTGTAGATGTGTAGGTAGTTTGCCACACAAGGTCAAGAGTAAGGGATTGACTTTCTTAGGGCGAGCACAGTAGACCCGTTGGTGGAGAGGGATGTTTGAATCTGGCATGTGAGAGACGGGAACACAGGTCGGTAAGACATGCGTGTGGGTTTGATTGCCACAAGGACTGTTAGAAGATAGTGAACGTATTGAACACATTCTGTGTATAAAGAAGTTGACTCTGGCCTATGGGAGGTGGAGTGGAGGTGGACACGGGACCCGTCTGACCCAGTTTGAAGGTGATTAAAAGTAACATCGAAGTTAGGTGATAAAGCCATGGCCTTGCGCAATGCCGCTAGGAATTCTGGGAGTGATGAAGAATTGTTTTAAGTGACTCTATAAGCATACAGACTGAAAATGGAGGTAATATATGGCTGTAGGTCGTTTGTCTTTCCTTGGCTGTCTGGACAGCAGGACTGTGGAGTTGAGCCTCCTCGTTTTCTTAGAACTTTGAGTCCAGAGTGTGGTTGCTTTGACTTCACCTCAGGATGAAGAGAAGTCTAAGGTACAAAAAGATCACCATGACAGAGCCTATTAGTGATAGGCAAGTCACCCTTTCCTTGCAGACAGTCCCAAGACCCCCAGGGGATGCCTGAAGACACCAATAGTATCAGATACTGTGCCTGACAGAATATGTTCTGAGAAAGGGACTTTGGGTGATTTGGTTGTTAATGTGAACATCATGGAGTATCTTATAAAAACATTCCTGGGATGTCACTAAATTATGTAATATTTAGAAACCCCTTCTGCTCTGCTGCCCGGGCCACTGAAATAAaatgactattttttttcttccaaatatacctgtaaatattttttaatttgtgaaTGAGGCACAGTAAAATATTAATGAATAATAAAACAATCATAACAGCATAATAATGAGTGTTATTTAAAACTTACAAATTACTTAATTCTGGGGTTTTTCCATTGGACATTTTTTGTCAACAGCTGACCACAGGTAACCAAAATCAAGAAAAGGCACATTGCAAATAAGCGAGGGCACTGCTGTTTGCTGCCACGAGGTTTACAGACACAGTGTCGCCTGCAGTTCTCTCCACAGTCCTGTGAGATAGGAGGTgatgtgcttttattttattttttttgaaagatgAGGCAAAGCTGAGGAGATCAGATAACTCGCCCAAAGTCACACCACTGACAAGTGGTCTTCTGGGCGTGGAGTCCAGCGCTGCCCTTCCTAAGCTCGCTCTGCGTCTGTTCCGTGTTCCCTTGATTTCTTCCTCGTTCTCCCTGCCCGAAGTGAGTCAGCCTTAAGAGGGCAGCCATGATTCTTCTCATTTTGAGAGGAAGCTGAGTTTTGATGGTCTGGAACTGAAGGTTCCTGACAGCCGACTCTTTCTATAGCTCTTCTCACAATTTCACAGTGCGATACTGATAACTTGTAAGCAATGATGTTAGgttctttttagaaaaaaaaaaaacaacctacaTTTGGAGATGGAATAGAAGGAAACTAACCCAAGTGggagaatttcttttttataaaacatttttattaaaactttTCATGTACATAAATGATATGGGATGCACAGATACATTATTAGAACTGTTAGacttattatgtatgtatgtgtgtgtataaatgtatgtgattatgtaaacacatacatgccATGACACACATGTAGAAATAAGAGGTAgtctttgtggagttggttctttccttcccaaCCCCGTAAGACCCAGAGATTAGCCATATTGGTAGTCGGGCTTAGTGGCAGCCATCTTTGCCCACAAAGCCATCCCAGAGTGCAGTACGGCTATCGGGCTACTGAATCACTGAGTCAGGTTTCTTACAGTGATCCAAGGCTCCCTACTTGCTTGCCCTAACAATTGGGAGAACTCTGGGGAGAGCAGCATCCTTAGGCATATGATTGTGGTGAGCCCAAGGCTTGGTGAGAAGGAAGTTGCTAGGTTCTCTGGACCTGCTACTGAAAAGCTGAAGAAAGCTTCCTCTTGCTTATTACCCTGCCTCTAAAAATGATCTGGAACAAAATACGTGGAGATCAGGGCTGCGGTGTGATGAAGTAGGAAAGCCTTTTTATTAGACCCCATTAAGACCACTTGACCAGGCTGACACCCTTACACCATGCTCACTTCTGCACCGGTGTTTGTGTTAGTATTTGGTAGGAAGTGCCTTATTTTAGGAAATTGGTGGATATGGGCAGATCGGAGCTGGTTCCTCTCTGGTTGTAGGAATACTCTGAGTACGCTGTGGGATGCTATTCAGACGGTCTCTGGGTACCTAAAGTATCCCTGTTGCTCCGTGATGTACACGCCTCTAGAAGGAATCACATCTCGCTCCCTCCAATTCTGACGCTGTGTGGTTTTCCTTTTATACAGAGGGTAGAATAGCACTGGAGCCATTGGATGGCTCTGATTATTGTTTCGTTGGATCTGTGTGGTTCAGTCAGTGCCATTTTCTATTTGTCATGGGTGCTGTGAGCACCATAGTGGCCTTGAAGCTGTTAATAAACTGCCCAGCCACTCATCCTAGTCCTCCGAGTATGCCGAGATACCTTGTATACTAGAATAACCAGGTGATTTTAATTGCAAGGGTTCAGGCGAGGGCCAGTTTGGGAAGCAGCAATTCTCATTTGAGCCAGTGTTTGAAAAGACAGGTTTTGAGGGTGCTTGGAGCCCTCTGTGGACACAGATACCTTCCCCTGAGTGCAAAGAAGCCTGGATTTTTCTTTCGATCCCTTTTCTGAGCACCGTACGCTAGCATTGCCCTTGTGCTCCAGGAGTCTGCAGGGCCACATTGTCTTCCTTTTACCAGGAATCAAGCAGCTGGCTTCGCTTTCCCAAGAGCGGCCAGACCAGGAGCCAAGCCGGCCACATCTCTAACTTTGATGGTGCGATTGCTTCAGCTCCCCTATTTCATCACCGATTAGGATGCGCAGGCGGCACCAAATGACACATAGCCCATAAAACATATCTGCTTCCTGCTGATTTCAGGTTCTGGAGGAGAGGCCGTGAGTGGGGATTAAGACAGACTGGAGTAACAAGCAGGAAGCTGGGCACTGTGGAGTATTTATGTCTACTATTAAGTTCATAgatcattacttttttttatagCTGTTGTGTgttctagggtgtgtgtgtgtgtgtgtgtgtgtgtctgtctgtctgtctgtcgagTAAAAAGCATCCATGCATTTCTAGCTGTCAAGTCTGAGAACATTAATGGAAGTTTTGACCCCACGTGTCTGCACATACTCATAGAATAATTATGGAAGCTCTCAAAGAAACAATGTCAGGTGGGAGATGATTCAGCGGTCAGCTCTTTGCTATGCAGGCATGGGGGGGGAGGTCTGAGTTTGTATTAGCAGAGCTCATAATAAAAGCCCCACCCATGTAGTTCCAGAAACAGACAGGAGAATCTGGGATCCCTGGCCAGCTAGTGCAGCTCCCCAGGGAGCCCTAGGTTAAGTGAggcaccctgtctcaaaacgtaATGTTGAAAGCAACTGAGAAAGACGCCCGATTTCAAGACTCCTCTGGCCTCTAGTTGTACATGCATGGGTGCGTCTTTCCATGTATGtacgcagacacacatgcacacacgtatgcatgctCACACAGGAGTACACACTGGTGCGTGGCAAACCTAATCATGAAAAATAAACCACCTCTCGGTTTACTGGCTTCTTCCGACCTACTTCCCTGAGGTGGTTTCTTAGAGGATGTCCTGGGAGTTTGCATCCACCTTCTAGACCGTGCGTGGCCCCGCATTGTCCCAGCTTCCAGTTCTGAGCATCCTCAAGTGTTGGAAGAGACTTGAACCAAGCCCTTGGAGGCTCCAAGGACTTGGGCCTTTGGGGAACAGCCTGGAAGCAGTGTTCTAACAGCTCCTTAGCTCCAGCTGAACAGATCACGCAAACAGAATGCCACCCTACAGACCAGCGCCTGAAAGGGGAAACTGTGATGCTTCGGAGGGAGAATGCGACTGAAATTGAGCAAAGCCTATAATTAAGGATTTTAGAAAGATTCAGGGAGTTTTTAAGAAGAGGTACCTCAGGTGCGTGCTATGCTGTGCCCCTGAGAGGCCCTGTGGTTCCGCCTCAGTCCTGGCAGGCCCGCCACATTTCCATGCACCCAGCGGTACCCACGTCCCTCACGTGAACCAGCTCATTCTCCTCAGTTCACAGCTTCCCCGCAGGCTTGAGCACACCCCGCTGCTTCTGACACAGCATCTCAAACTTGCTAGATGTTTCAAAGACTGGCCAGCTGCATATTTGGTGGGACCCAAGCAAAATGCCAATTCAAGCCTCTCTGTTTAAAAAAGCAGGAAGATTTTCAGAGCAGCCAGAGAGGAACATTAAAACAAGCACAGGCAAGTGCACGGTCCCTGGGTGGCTGCA is part of the Rattus norvegicus strain BN/NHsdMcwi chromosome 4, GRCr8, whole genome shotgun sequence genome and encodes:
- the LOC134486852 gene encoding keratin-associated protein 5-5-like translates to MHGKVCVGYRVGEEMKEFTARRRTVVPASRTLLLLPTPDSHCLHFTDFSPFLSLGCGCVCVCVCVCVCVCVWCVYVCVVCVCVCGVYVLYVVCMYVYIVLCVLCCVCCVWCVCLCVLCVCYVCVVCVWCVYVLCVCCVCVVCVLCVCVFCVLCVCGVCVVCVCGVYVVCGCVCVFVCFVCVLCVCFVCVWCVYVVCMCCVCVVCVLYVVCMYVYVVLCVLCVLCVCCVSLCVLCVCFVCVCFVCVWCVCVWCVCVVCVCVWCVCVVCVCVCVLCVCRSYGDQRTVLCGIRNPTHPYLYIHTYIHTYIHTSVFLREGFPLVGLTGRLDGLSSDPCLDSVALGLNCPPPHLPFSFFFFFFLVLFFRAGDRTQGLALPRQALYH